Proteins encoded within one genomic window of Actinoplanes octamycinicus:
- a CDS encoding amino-acid N-acetyltransferase, with protein sequence MLIRRARTGDVKAIRALVDTYTTDRRLLSKATVTLYESVQEFWVAVDEADDTVAGCGALHVMWEDLAEIRTVAVHPDKRGRKIGHKIVEVLLDQARELGVRRVFCLTFETRFFGSFGFAEIDGAPVPHAVYEQLLRSYDEGVAEFLDLERVKPNTLGNKRMLLHL encoded by the coding sequence ATGCTGATCCGCCGGGCCCGCACCGGGGACGTCAAGGCGATCCGCGCCCTGGTCGACACGTACACCACCGACCGGCGGCTGCTCAGCAAGGCGACGGTCACCCTCTACGAGTCCGTCCAGGAGTTCTGGGTGGCGGTCGACGAGGCGGACGACACGGTGGCCGGCTGCGGCGCCCTGCACGTGATGTGGGAGGACCTGGCCGAGATCCGCACCGTCGCGGTGCACCCGGACAAGCGTGGCCGGAAGATCGGCCACAAGATCGTCGAGGTGCTCCTCGACCAGGCGCGCGAGCTGGGCGTACGCCGAGTCTTCTGCCTCACGTTCGAGACCCGGTTCTTCGGCTCGTTCGGGTTCGCCGAGATCGACGGCGCGCCGGTCCCGCACGCCGTCTACGAGCAGCTGCTGCGCTCCTACGACGAGGGTGTCGCCGAGTTCCTGGACCTGGAACGGGTCAAGCCGAACACGTTGGGGAACAAGCGAATGCTGCTGCACCTATGA
- a CDS encoding DUF3824 domain-containing protein — MSNPVEPNPYGANVPPAPGGQAFPPPNAGAPGAPGFPPPNAGAPGYPPAGGAPGYPPAPGAAGFPPAPGALPPAPKKSKLKSILGVVAVIVVGIAIKLGLGTVLSSDPTEKAKVGDCISVNTALKDEASDTDAKIVDCSSSDAKFTVIGRVEGVSDVNSTACDKFFKEGDEGAVLSSDKGKGYLLCVKTK, encoded by the coding sequence ATGTCGAACCCGGTCGAGCCGAACCCGTACGGCGCGAACGTCCCGCCCGCCCCCGGCGGTCAGGCCTTCCCGCCGCCGAACGCCGGCGCTCCCGGTGCTCCCGGCTTCCCGCCGCCGAACGCCGGCGCCCCGGGCTACCCGCCGGCCGGCGGCGCCCCCGGTTACCCGCCCGCGCCCGGCGCTGCGGGCTTCCCGCCGGCGCCCGGCGCCCTGCCGCCCGCGCCGAAGAAGTCCAAGCTCAAGTCGATCCTCGGCGTGGTCGCCGTCATCGTCGTGGGTATCGCGATCAAGCTGGGCCTGGGCACCGTGCTCTCCTCGGACCCGACCGAGAAGGCCAAGGTCGGCGACTGCATCTCGGTGAACACCGCGCTGAAGGACGAGGCGTCGGACACCGACGCCAAGATCGTCGACTGCTCCTCGTCGGACGCCAAGTTCACCGTGATCGGCCGCGTCGAGGGCGTCAGCGACGTGAACAGCACCGCCTGCGACAAGTTCTTCAAGGAGGGCGACGAGGGCGCCGTGCTCTCCAGCGACAAGGGCAAGGGCTACCTGCTCTGCGTGAAGACCAAGTAA
- a CDS encoding DUF4129 domain-containing protein, protein MELTIVRRWWPLAAVIGLLFVTSLAATRSAPQLDRITPRATATPTQAPLLPPKPQPTLSPTPDTPVEAARGLPDWIGTATTVLLVIVVVVMVVVLSWALIRDAGRRRKGRTGRRAPRRAGQTAEDLVAALDAGLEELSDTDRDPRRAVIACWVRLEQAAAEAGTPRHPGDSPTDLVGRLLAEQRVDAAVLAALMEVYREARYATHAVDDRMRQQARYALERLRADLGALA, encoded by the coding sequence ATGGAACTGACGATCGTGCGCCGCTGGTGGCCGCTGGCCGCCGTCATCGGGCTGCTCTTCGTGACCTCGCTGGCCGCCACCCGGTCGGCGCCGCAGCTGGACCGGATCACCCCGCGGGCCACCGCGACACCCACCCAGGCGCCGTTGCTGCCGCCGAAACCGCAGCCGACCCTGTCGCCGACCCCGGACACCCCGGTCGAGGCGGCGCGTGGCCTGCCCGACTGGATCGGCACCGCGACCACGGTCCTGCTGGTGATCGTCGTGGTGGTGATGGTCGTGGTGCTGTCCTGGGCGCTGATCCGGGACGCCGGCCGCCGGCGGAAGGGCCGGACCGGCCGCCGGGCCCCGCGCCGCGCCGGGCAGACCGCCGAGGACCTGGTCGCCGCGCTCGACGCCGGCCTGGAGGAGCTCTCCGACACCGACCGTGACCCGCGCCGCGCGGTGATCGCCTGCTGGGTGCGCCTGGAGCAGGCGGCCGCCGAGGCGGGCACGCCGCGGCACCCCGGGGACAGCCCGACCGACCTGGTCGGCCGGCTGCTCGCCGAGCAGCGGGTGGACGCCGCCGTGCTGGCCGCGCTGATGGAGGTGTACCGGGAGGCGCGGTACGCCACGCACGCCGTCGACGACCGGATGCGCCAGCAGGCCCGTTACGCGCTGGAGCGGCTGCGCGCCGATCTGGGAGCGCTCGCATGA
- a CDS encoding AAA family ATPase, whose translation MTQQGGQALPPYEVGRLAGAVLDAVNSVVVGKREALELVLAGILAGGHVLLEDLPGLGKTLTARSFAQALGLDFRRLQFTPDLLPADVTGSFLYDQRKGDFAFRAGPVFTNMLLADEINRTPPKTQSALLEAMQEKQVSVEGVTYRLDPPFHVLATANPIEYEGTYPLPEAQLDRFLLRVSFGYPTAEEEWEVMRRRMSRRQEEAQLTPVVDARTLQVMQAALESVTVEDSIGRYIVSLAAATREHSAVLVGSSPRGSLALLLLARARAAMSGRDYVVPEDVKDVAVPALAHRITLRPEMWLRQVNPAFVVQEVLSAVPAPASGALPTYARHD comes from the coding sequence GTGACGCAGCAAGGCGGACAGGCTCTTCCTCCGTACGAGGTCGGGCGGCTGGCCGGCGCGGTCCTCGACGCCGTGAACAGTGTCGTGGTCGGCAAGCGGGAGGCGCTCGAGCTGGTGCTGGCCGGGATCCTGGCCGGCGGTCACGTGCTGCTCGAGGACCTGCCCGGGCTGGGCAAGACGCTGACCGCGCGCTCCTTCGCCCAGGCGCTCGGCCTCGACTTCCGGCGCCTGCAGTTCACCCCCGACCTGCTGCCCGCCGACGTCACCGGCTCGTTCCTCTACGACCAGCGCAAGGGTGACTTCGCGTTCCGGGCCGGCCCGGTCTTCACCAACATGCTGCTGGCCGATGAGATCAACCGGACGCCGCCGAAGACCCAGTCCGCCCTGCTCGAGGCGATGCAGGAGAAGCAGGTCTCGGTGGAGGGCGTGACGTACCGGCTGGACCCGCCGTTCCATGTGCTGGCCACCGCCAACCCGATCGAGTACGAGGGCACGTACCCGCTGCCCGAGGCCCAGCTCGACCGGTTCCTGCTCCGGGTGTCGTTCGGCTACCCGACCGCCGAGGAGGAGTGGGAGGTGATGCGCCGCCGGATGTCCCGCCGTCAGGAGGAGGCGCAGCTCACCCCGGTGGTCGACGCGCGGACCCTGCAGGTCATGCAGGCGGCGCTGGAGTCGGTGACGGTCGAGGACTCGATCGGGCGGTACATCGTGTCGCTGGCCGCGGCCACCCGCGAGCACAGCGCCGTGCTGGTCGGCTCGTCGCCGCGCGGCTCGCTCGCCCTGTTGCTGCTGGCCCGGGCCCGGGCGGCGATGTCCGGCCGGGACTACGTGGTGCCGGAGGACGTGAAGGACGTCGCGGTGCCGGCGCTGGCCCACCGGATCACGCTGCGCCCGGAGATGTGGCTGCGCCAGGTGAACCCGGCGTTCGTGGTGCAGGAGGTGCTCAGCGCGGTGCCGGCCCCGGCCAGCGGGGCGCTCCCCACGTACGCGCGGCATGACTGA
- the eno gene encoding phosphopyruvate hydratase codes for MATIEAIVAREILDSRGNPTVEVEVGLDDGTVGRAAVPSGASTGAFEALELRDGDKGRYLGKGVEKAVANIEDKIADELIGYEASEQRLIDQKMLDLDGTDTKSELGANAILGVSLAVAKAAALSAELPLFRYVGGPNAAVLPVPMMNIVNGGAHADSNVDVQEFMIAPIGAPTFREALRTGAEVYHALKSVLKKKGLSTGLGDEGGFAPNLPANAAALDLIAEAVQAAGFSLGSDIVLAMDVAATEFYKDGQYHFEGAPKSTDEMIAYYAKLAADYPIVSIEDPLSEDDWAGWSAMTEQLGNKIQIVGDDLFVTNPQRIARGIAEAAGNAVLVKVNQIGSLTETLDAVDLAHRAGFKTMMSHRSGETEDTTIADLAVAVGSGQIKTGAPARSDRVAKYNQLLRIEEQLESAARYAGAGAFPRYRVA; via the coding sequence ATGGCCACCATTGAAGCGATCGTCGCCCGCGAGATCCTGGACTCCCGGGGCAACCCGACCGTCGAGGTCGAGGTCGGCCTGGACGACGGCACGGTCGGCCGCGCGGCGGTCCCGTCCGGCGCCTCCACCGGCGCGTTCGAGGCGCTCGAGCTGCGCGACGGCGACAAGGGCCGCTACCTCGGGAAGGGCGTCGAGAAGGCGGTCGCCAACATCGAGGACAAGATCGCTGACGAGCTGATCGGGTACGAGGCGAGCGAGCAGCGCCTGATCGACCAGAAGATGCTCGACCTGGACGGCACCGACACCAAGTCGGAGCTGGGCGCCAACGCGATCCTGGGCGTCTCCCTCGCGGTCGCCAAGGCCGCCGCGCTCTCCGCCGAGCTGCCGCTGTTCCGCTACGTCGGCGGGCCGAACGCCGCCGTCCTGCCGGTCCCGATGATGAACATCGTCAACGGTGGCGCGCACGCCGACTCCAACGTCGACGTGCAGGAGTTCATGATCGCCCCGATCGGCGCCCCGACCTTCCGCGAGGCGCTGCGCACCGGCGCCGAGGTCTACCACGCGCTGAAGTCGGTGCTGAAGAAGAAGGGCCTCTCCACCGGCCTGGGCGACGAGGGCGGCTTCGCGCCGAACCTGCCGGCCAACGCCGCCGCCCTGGACCTGATCGCCGAGGCCGTGCAGGCCGCCGGCTTCTCCCTGGGCAGCGACATCGTGCTGGCCATGGACGTCGCCGCGACCGAGTTCTACAAGGATGGGCAGTACCACTTCGAGGGCGCCCCGAAGTCGACCGACGAGATGATCGCCTACTACGCGAAGCTCGCCGCCGACTACCCGATCGTCTCCATCGAGGACCCGCTGTCCGAGGACGACTGGGCCGGCTGGAGCGCGATGACCGAGCAGCTCGGCAACAAGATCCAGATCGTCGGCGACGACCTGTTCGTCACCAACCCGCAGCGGATCGCCCGCGGCATCGCCGAGGCGGCCGGCAACGCGGTGCTGGTCAAGGTGAACCAGATCGGCTCGCTGACCGAGACCCTGGACGCCGTGGACCTGGCCCACCGGGCCGGCTTCAAGACGATGATGTCGCACCGCTCCGGTGAGACCGAGGACACCACCATCGCCGACCTGGCGGTGGCGGTCGGCTCCGGCCAGATCAAGACCGGCGCCCCGGCCCGCTCGGACCGCGTCGCGAAGTACAACCAGCTGCTGCGCATCGAGGAGCAGCTGGAGAGCGCCGCGCGGTACGCCGGTGCGGGCGCGTTCCCGCGTTACCGGGTCGCGTAA
- a CDS encoding DUF58 domain-containing protein: MTEPVVPSWAPTRALGRSVLLTGLFLLLGVALGRVDLVLLAAPFAIGAALNLRRVPQSVPEVTITADEGHLVEGGAVQAGLTVANPDALGYDLVVVRTRTSPWLRLEHADRPFAITVPSDGWAAIDLPGEALRWGRQDVGPAAAAAAACGGLLSCRPVVTPAHGVRVYPVTEPFKATEAMPAAAGLVGAHRSRRLGEGGELAGVRQFAPGDRLRRIDWRVSLRTRDLHVASTLSDRDAEVLLLLDLLGEVGRSGGVGGTSSVLDTTVRAAAAISEHYLHRGDRVSLLEYGATARRLRAASGRRQYLTVLEWLLDVHADPVDEEYEPALGSHQISTSALVVVLTPLIDPRAADMLAQLTQAGRFVVAVDTLPADAAPPVRNQWSPLGTRLWRIERENVLGRLREHGVPVVSWAGAGSLDLVLRDVARMAAAPRGR, encoded by the coding sequence ATGACTGAACCGGTCGTTCCGAGCTGGGCGCCGACCCGGGCGCTCGGCCGCTCGGTGCTGCTCACCGGGCTGTTCCTGCTGCTCGGGGTGGCGCTCGGCCGGGTCGACCTGGTGCTGCTGGCCGCCCCGTTCGCGATCGGCGCGGCGCTGAACCTGCGACGCGTCCCGCAGTCGGTGCCCGAGGTGACCATCACCGCCGACGAGGGGCACCTGGTCGAGGGCGGCGCGGTGCAGGCCGGCCTGACCGTGGCGAACCCGGACGCGCTCGGCTACGACCTGGTCGTGGTCCGCACCCGGACCTCCCCGTGGCTGCGCCTGGAGCACGCCGACCGGCCGTTCGCGATCACCGTCCCGTCCGACGGCTGGGCCGCGATCGACCTGCCCGGCGAGGCGCTGCGCTGGGGCCGGCAGGACGTCGGCCCGGCGGCCGCCGCCGCGGCGGCCTGCGGCGGGCTGCTCTCCTGCCGCCCGGTGGTCACCCCGGCGCACGGCGTCCGGGTCTACCCGGTCACCGAGCCGTTCAAGGCCACCGAGGCGATGCCGGCCGCGGCCGGCCTGGTCGGCGCGCACCGCTCGCGACGGCTCGGCGAGGGCGGCGAGCTGGCCGGGGTCCGGCAGTTCGCGCCCGGGGACCGGCTGCGCCGGATCGACTGGCGGGTGTCGCTGCGCACCCGCGACCTGCACGTGGCGTCCACCCTCTCCGACCGGGACGCCGAGGTGCTGCTGCTGCTCGACCTGCTCGGCGAGGTCGGCCGGTCCGGGGGCGTGGGCGGCACCTCGTCGGTGCTGGACACCACGGTCCGGGCGGCCGCCGCGATCAGCGAGCACTACCTGCACCGCGGCGACCGGGTGTCGCTGCTGGAGTACGGCGCCACCGCCCGCCGGCTGCGCGCCGCGTCCGGCCGCCGGCAGTATTTGACCGTCCTGGAGTGGCTGCTCGACGTGCACGCCGACCCGGTCGACGAGGAGTACGAGCCGGCCCTCGGCTCGCACCAGATCTCCACCTCCGCGCTGGTCGTGGTGCTCACCCCGCTGATCGACCCGCGGGCCGCGGACATGCTGGCCCAGCTCACCCAGGCCGGCCGGTTCGTGGTCGCGGTGGACACGCTGCCCGCCGACGCCGCCCCGCCGGTCCGCAACCAGTGGAGCCCGCTGGGCACCCGGCTGTGGCGGATCGAGCGGGAGAACGTGCTGGGCCGGCTCCGCGAGCACGGCGTACCGGTGGTCTCCTGGGCCGGCGCCGGCAGTCTCGACCTGGTGCTGCGCGACGTGGCCCGGATGGCCGCCGCGCCGAGGGGGCGATGA
- a CDS encoding DUF885 domain-containing protein, with translation MPEFVPLADRIADALLESDPVTALYAGDHRFDDRLPDLSAGAVQARVAMLRDAADALSGIDADGLDAQEQVDHAILTAQVERGLFELTDVREHEWNPLEHNPGPLLHGLLSRPFAPAAERLESLRGRLAALPDALATARSVLRDVPRIHAETAAGQFAGTAGLIRDELPVLLAQEPGLRDSVEPVAAAALQALGEFDRWLHGRLESGEPGRDPRLGRRLWEARLWHTLDTELSAAEVLARARENVERVGAELRTLATELVGGPAEDATVRRALDTIAERHPDNATIVGLAKLTMDEATAFVREHDVVSLVDDPCVIEEMPEFARGVAVAYCDPPGPLETADVPTFYCIAPAPAGWPAERVRSFYREYNNEMIRNLTVHEAMPGHFLQLAHARRFRGSSKVRALGWSGPFVEGWAVYAEELMTGLGFGGPAVKLQQLKMQLRMSLNAIIDQLVHCEGLAESEAMALMTGPGFQEEGEAAGKWRRALLTSAQLSTYFVGYTEVSALAAARPFGATPKAWHDAMLAHGSPPPRHLRTLLGV, from the coding sequence ATGCCGGAGTTTGTGCCGCTCGCCGACCGCATCGCCGACGCTCTGCTGGAGAGCGACCCCGTGACGGCCCTCTACGCGGGGGACCATCGCTTCGACGACCGCCTGCCCGACCTCTCGGCCGGCGCGGTCCAGGCCCGGGTGGCCATGCTGCGCGACGCGGCCGACGCGCTCAGCGGGATCGACGCCGACGGGCTCGACGCACAGGAGCAGGTCGACCACGCCATCCTCACCGCCCAGGTGGAGCGCGGGCTGTTCGAGCTCACCGACGTGCGCGAGCACGAGTGGAACCCGTTGGAGCACAACCCCGGCCCGCTGCTGCACGGCCTGCTGTCCCGGCCGTTCGCGCCGGCCGCCGAGCGGCTGGAGAGCCTGCGCGGCCGGCTCGCCGCGCTGCCCGACGCGCTGGCCACCGCCCGGTCGGTGCTGCGCGACGTGCCCCGGATCCACGCCGAGACCGCGGCCGGCCAGTTCGCCGGCACGGCCGGGCTGATCCGCGACGAGCTGCCCGTCCTGCTGGCGCAGGAGCCCGGGCTGCGTGACTCGGTCGAGCCGGTCGCCGCGGCCGCGCTCCAGGCGCTCGGCGAGTTCGACCGCTGGCTGCACGGCCGGCTGGAGAGCGGCGAGCCCGGCCGCGACCCGCGGCTCGGCCGCCGCCTGTGGGAGGCCCGGCTGTGGCACACCCTGGACACCGAGCTGTCCGCGGCCGAGGTCCTCGCGCGGGCCCGGGAGAATGTCGAGCGGGTCGGCGCCGAGCTGCGCACGCTCGCCACCGAGCTGGTCGGCGGCCCGGCCGAGGACGCGACCGTGCGCCGGGCGCTGGACACCATCGCCGAGCGGCATCCGGACAACGCCACGATCGTCGGCCTGGCCAAGCTGACGATGGACGAGGCGACCGCGTTCGTCCGGGAGCACGACGTGGTGTCGCTGGTCGACGACCCGTGCGTGATCGAGGAGATGCCGGAGTTCGCCCGCGGCGTCGCGGTGGCCTATTGCGACCCGCCGGGCCCGCTGGAGACCGCCGACGTGCCGACGTTCTACTGCATCGCCCCGGCCCCGGCGGGCTGGCCGGCCGAGCGCGTCCGCAGCTTCTACCGGGAGTACAACAACGAGATGATCCGCAACCTCACCGTGCACGAGGCGATGCCCGGGCACTTCCTCCAGCTGGCGCACGCGCGCCGGTTCCGGGGGAGCAGCAAGGTGCGGGCGCTCGGCTGGTCCGGTCCGTTCGTCGAGGGCTGGGCGGTCTACGCCGAGGAGCTGATGACCGGCCTCGGGTTCGGCGGCCCGGCGGTTAAGTTGCAGCAGCTCAAGATGCAGCTGCGGATGAGTCTGAACGCGATCATCGATCAGCTGGTGCACTGCGAGGGGCTGGCCGAGTCCGAGGCGATGGCGCTGATGACCGGGCCCGGCTTCCAGGAGGAGGGCGAGGCGGCCGGCAAGTGGCGGCGGGCGCTGCTCACCTCGGCCCAGCTCTCCACCTATTTCGTCGGCTACACCGAGGTGTCCGCGCTGGCCGCGGCCCGGCCGTTCGGGGCGACGCCCAAGGCGTGGCACGACGCGATGCTGGCGCACGGCTCGCCGCCGCCGCGGCACCTGCGCACGCTGCTGGGCGTCTGA
- a CDS encoding FtsB family cell division protein, producing the protein MTQRRMPSGQGPSRRTGGASGRPGTSRARVTAPVRTEARPTVRVPTSRTARPAGSRRTSQSGGPAAKRTAAPRPRSLTSRATVLLAIFVVLALAYTYPLRVYLQQEAQIAEMERAQAAQQAKIDATRKELAKWNDDDYIRIQAREQNFFVRPGETPLRVYSDPDAAARESDQKSPAAAPDRWYDTLWHSVQAANAEPSN; encoded by the coding sequence ATGACACAGCGTCGCATGCCGAGCGGTCAGGGTCCGTCCCGCCGCACGGGTGGCGCGAGTGGTCGTCCCGGCACGTCCCGCGCCCGGGTGACCGCCCCGGTGCGGACCGAGGCCCGCCCGACGGTCCGGGTTCCCACCTCGCGCACCGCCCGCCCGGCCGGCTCCCGGCGGACGTCCCAGTCCGGCGGCCCGGCCGCCAAGCGCACCGCCGCCCCGCGCCCCCGCTCGCTGACCAGCCGGGCCACCGTGCTGCTCGCGATCTTCGTGGTGCTGGCTCTGGCCTACACCTACCCGCTGCGGGTCTACCTGCAGCAGGAGGCGCAGATCGCGGAGATGGAGCGGGCCCAGGCCGCGCAGCAGGCCAAGATCGACGCCACCCGCAAGGAGCTGGCGAAATGGAACGACGACGACTACATCCGGATTCAGGCCCGGGAGCAGAACTTCTTCGTGCGCCCCGGTGAGACGCCGTTGCGGGTCTACTCCGACCCGGACGCCGCCGCCCGTGAGTCCGACCAGAAATCGCCGGCGGCCGCACCCGACCGCTGGTACGACACGCTGTGGCACAGCGTCCAAGCCGCGAACGCGGAGCCCTCGAACTGA
- a CDS encoding DUF501 domain-containing protein, with protein sequence MDEPTPADLDIVAAQLGRRPRGTRAIAHRCPCGNPDVVETSPRLDDGTPFPTMYYLTCPHATAACSRLESAGVMRDMQERLSTDPELAAHYARAHRDYLDRRQAIEDVPEIHDVSAGGMPDRVKCLHVHLGHALAAGRGVNPFGDEVRDAVEPWWAEGPCVKRDEC encoded by the coding sequence ATGGACGAACCGACCCCCGCCGACCTCGACATCGTGGCGGCCCAGCTCGGCCGCCGCCCCCGCGGCACCCGGGCGATCGCACACCGCTGCCCGTGCGGCAACCCGGACGTGGTGGAGACCTCGCCGCGGCTGGACGACGGCACGCCGTTCCCGACGATGTACTACCTCACCTGTCCACATGCCACCGCCGCGTGCTCCCGGCTGGAGTCGGCCGGCGTGATGCGGGACATGCAGGAGCGGCTGAGCACCGATCCGGAGCTGGCCGCCCACTACGCCCGGGCGCACCGGGACTACTTGGACCGTCGCCAGGCGATCGAGGACGTGCCGGAGATCCACGACGTCTCCGCCGGTGGCATGCCGGACCGGGTGAAATGCCTGCACGTCCACCTCGGGCACGCGCTGGCCGCCGGCCGCGGGGTGAACCCGTTCGGGGACGAGGTGCGCGACGCCGTCGAGCCGTGGTGGGCCGAGGGCCCCTGCGTCAAGCGCGACGAATGCTGA
- a CDS encoding uracil-DNA glycosylase: MQPSEGSPRTPEGVAAQAAAAASLTVLDARVADCFACPRLVAWRTEVATVKRASFRDQDYWGRPVPGMGPADASIAILGLAPAAHGGNRTGRIFTGDRSGDVLFAALHRAGLANQPTSVAADDGLELRHTRIFAAVRCAPPDNKPTPGERDTCAPWFHRELTLIRPTLKAVVTLGAFAWTAWWPAMQSAYGVRPPVPRPKFGHGAEVHLPGVPPLLGCFHVSQQNTFTGRLTPAMLDDVFTRAKVLAGLA; this comes from the coding sequence GTGCAACCGTCCGAGGGCTCACCGCGTACCCCAGAAGGGGTTGCCGCACAGGCGGCCGCGGCTGCCTCGCTGACCGTGCTGGACGCCCGCGTCGCGGATTGTTTCGCCTGCCCCCGGCTGGTCGCGTGGCGCACCGAAGTGGCCACGGTCAAGCGCGCGTCCTTCCGTGACCAGGACTACTGGGGGCGTCCGGTGCCCGGGATGGGCCCGGCCGACGCCTCGATCGCCATCCTCGGCCTGGCGCCGGCCGCGCACGGCGGCAACCGGACCGGCCGGATCTTCACCGGCGACCGCTCCGGCGACGTGCTCTTCGCCGCCCTGCACCGCGCCGGGCTGGCCAACCAGCCGACCAGCGTGGCCGCCGACGACGGCCTGGAGCTGCGGCACACCCGGATCTTCGCGGCGGTCCGCTGCGCCCCGCCGGACAACAAGCCGACGCCGGGCGAGCGGGACACCTGCGCCCCCTGGTTCCATCGTGAGCTGACGCTCATCAGACCCACCCTGAAGGCGGTGGTCACGCTGGGCGCGTTCGCCTGGACCGCCTGGTGGCCGGCGATGCAATCCGCGTACGGCGTACGCCCGCCCGTCCCCCGGCCGAAGTTCGGGCACGGCGCCGAGGTGCACCTGCCCGGCGTGCCCCCGCTGCTCGGCTGCTTCCACGTCAGCCAGCAGAACACCTTCACCGGCCGGCTCACCCCCGCCATGCTCGACGACGTGTTCACCCGTGCGAAGGTTCTGGCGGGCCTGGCATGA
- a CDS encoding Ppx/GppA phosphatase family protein, whose translation MRVAAIDCGTNAIRLLIADVQGDQLTDVVRRMEVVRLGEGVDRTGMLSPAAIERTRVALADYAAEIAAAGAKEIRMCATSASRDASNAQDFRDMVRGVLGVDPEVITGEEEATLSFLGAVKGLDAEGPYLVFDLGGGSTEFVTGTDAVHRAISVDIGCVRMTERHLHDDPPTAAQLAAAERDVTAAVDTALAAVGGRAARTLVGLAGTVTTVAALAHDLPEYDSARIHHSRVGRDAVTRVTADLLRMTVEQRRALPVMHPGRADVIGAGALIMRIIMERSGHSTVIASEHDILDGIAFGLAGN comes from the coding sequence ATGAGGGTCGCCGCCATCGACTGCGGGACGAACGCGATCCGGCTGCTGATCGCCGACGTCCAGGGTGATCAGCTGACCGACGTCGTGCGCAGGATGGAGGTCGTCCGGCTCGGTGAGGGCGTGGACCGCACCGGCATGCTGTCGCCGGCCGCGATCGAGCGCACCCGGGTCGCGCTCGCCGACTACGCCGCGGAGATCGCCGCGGCCGGCGCGAAGGAGATCCGGATGTGCGCCACCTCCGCCTCCCGGGACGCCTCCAACGCGCAGGACTTCCGGGACATGGTGCGCGGCGTGCTGGGTGTCGACCCCGAGGTGATCACCGGCGAGGAGGAGGCCACGCTCTCCTTCCTGGGCGCCGTCAAGGGCCTCGACGCCGAGGGCCCCTATCTGGTCTTCGACCTGGGTGGCGGCTCCACCGAGTTCGTCACCGGCACCGACGCGGTGCACCGCGCGATCTCGGTGGACATCGGCTGCGTCCGGATGACCGAGCGGCACCTGCACGACGACCCGCCGACCGCGGCGCAGCTGGCCGCGGCGGAGCGGGACGTGACGGCCGCGGTGGACACCGCGCTGGCGGCCGTCGGCGGCCGGGCGGCGCGCACCCTGGTCGGGCTGGCCGGCACGGTCACCACCGTGGCGGCGCTGGCGCACGACCTGCCGGAGTACGACTCGGCCCGGATCCACCACAGCCGGGTCGGCCGGGACGCGGTCACCCGGGTCACCGCGGACCTGCTGCGGATGACGGTCGAGCAGCGGCGGGCGCTGCCGGTGATGCATCCTGGCCGGGCCGACGTGATCGGTGCCGGGGCCTTGATCATGCGGATCATCATGGAGCGTTCCGGCCACTCGACGGTGATCGCCTCAGAGCACGACATTCTGGACGGGATCGCCTTCGGCCTCGCCGGGAACTGA